A window of Panicum virgatum strain AP13 chromosome 8K, P.virgatum_v5, whole genome shotgun sequence contains these coding sequences:
- the LOC120645441 gene encoding uncharacterized protein LOC120645441 produces MAMAMEWSQGSAGAGKREQSSVRDTMAPPGKWYGALRQQVPHGKWMAYVYDLNRKEAIWHSFFHTAEEAKQALDLTALGLHGNRTNLNFYGSAAPPPPMSGAAALESYWQQGDGAGYSHPGYMPWQSGGNKRETQGPEYIFWQGGDDEGLSSQFSEFHHWQHGKGHSR; encoded by the exons atggcgatggcgatggagTGGAGCCAGGGGAGCGCGGGAGCAGGGAAGCGCGAG CAAAGCTCAGTACGGGATACGATGGCGCCGCCAGGCAAGTGGTACGGCGCCCTACGCCAGCAGGTGCCGCATGGAAAGTGGATGGCATATGTCTACGACCTGAACCGGAAGGAGGCGATATGGCACAGCTTCTTCCACACAGCCGAGGAGGCCAAGCAGGCCCTTGACTTAACTGCGCTTGGCCTTCACGGCAACCGCACCAACCTCAACTTCTACGGttcagcagcgccgccgccgccgatgtccGGGGCTGCGGCTTTGGAATCTTATTGGCAACAGGGAGACGGTGCAGGGTACTCGCACCCAGGGTACATGCCCTGGCAGAGTGGTGGCAACAAGCGCGAGACGCAGGGCCCGGAGTACATATTCTGGCAGGGTGGTGACGACGAGGGCTTGAGTTCTCAGTTTTCAGAGTTCCATCACTGGCAGCATGGGAAGGGCCATTCGCGGTAG